Sequence from the Candidatus Eisenbacteria bacterium genome:
CATCCTCGTGGAGCGGCACCGCCGCGGCGAGATGGCCGCGCCCGCGCCGCTCGATCTCGAGCTCGACGCCGACACCCGCATGCTCCTCATCACGGGACCCAACATGGGAGGAAAGACCGTGGCCATGAAGACGGTCGGGCTCCTCTCGCTCCTCGCGATGACGGGTCTTCCGGTGCCGGCGGCGCCGGGGACGACGCTGCCGTGGCTCGATCGCGTGATCTGCGACATCGGCGACGAGCAGTCGATCCTCGCGGACGTGAGCACGTTTCTCTCGCACCTCCGGCGTGTGACCGAGGCGCTCTCGCTCGCCACGCCGAGGAGCCTCGTCCTCCTCGACGAGCTGGGGTCGGGGACCGATCCGGTGGAGGGGGCGTCGCTCGGACAGGCCGTGCTCGAGGCGCTGCTCGAGCGGGGCGCCCTCTGCGTCGCGACCACGCACCACGGCATGCTGAAGACCTTCGCTCACGAGACCGGCGGCGTGCGGAACGCGTCGATGGCGTTCGACGAGACGACGCTGCGTCCGCTCTTCCGCCTCACGGTCGGCGTCCCGGGCGGGAGCCGCGCGATCCAGGTCGCCGAGCGCTTCGGGATGGAGCGCGGCGTGCTCGATCGCGCGCGCGAGCTCCTCCCGAAGGGGGAGCGGGACCTGAACCGTCTCCTCGAGGAGCTGGGACGGCTTCGGGAGGAGGCGCGGACCGAGCGCGAGACCCTGGAGCGGACGAAGGATGCGCTCCTCGCGCGCGAGTCGGAGCTCCGCGCGGCGCGCGAACGCCTGGAGTCCGAGCGCGCGGAGCGGAAGCGCGCCGAGCTGTCCGCGCGGCGCGATCTCCTCCGCCAGCTCGAGAACCAGGTGGACGACTACAAGAAGAAGCTCCGCGCCGACCGGAAGGCGACGCCGGAGCGGCTCCAGGAAGCGCGGGAGGCCGTGAAGGAGCTCTCCGCCGAGATCGACCGGGAGTCGGTGCCCGAGCCCGAGGTCCCCGTGGGGCGGCCGGCCCGGGACGTCGCGCCCGGCGATCGCGTCCACGTTCCCACGCTGCGGGCCGAGGCCGAGGTGCTCACGGCGCCGGACGCGGACCGGCGCGTGCGCGTGCGCATCGGAGGCGCCACGGCGGTCCTTCCGATCGCGCAGCTTCGAATCGTGGAGGGCGCGCCCTCCGGCGCGGCGGGACGCGCGCGAACGCCGTCCGGTCCTCCGCCCGTGCGCACGGACGTCACCGAGGTCGCCAAGGGGGAGATCGACGTGCGGGGGCTCGAGGCGGACGACGCGATTCGCGCGGCCGAGCGCTTCCTCGAGGACGCGATCATGGCGGGCCTGCCGACGGCGCGCATCATCCACGGGAAGGGGAAGGGGATCCTCCGCGAACGCGTGAAGCACTGGCTCTCCCGGAGCGCGCTCGTGAAGGAGTTCCGTCTCGGCGAGATCCCGGAGGGAGGCACGGGGGTCACCGTGGTGACGCTTTCCTAATGTCGACTCGAACTCCCCAGGAAGCGAAGGAAGAGGTTCGCAACGCGACCGACATCGTCCAGGTGGTCGGCGAGCGCGTGCCGCTCCGCCGGGCGGGACGCGCGTGGAAGGGGCTGTGTCCGTTCCACCCGGAGAAGACCCCCTCGTTCACGGTCAATCCCGAGCGGCAGATCTGGCACTGCTTCGGCTGCAATCGAGGAGGAGACGTCTTCTCGTTCCTGATGGAGCTCGACAAGCTGACGTTCCCCGAGGCGCTCCAGGCGCTCGCCGATCGCGCGGGGGTGGAGCTTCCGCGCGGCGAGCGCGGCGCGGTCGACGCGAGGCGCGACCGGCTCCACCAGGCGACGTCGCTCGCGAGCGACTTCTTCCAGGGGAGTCTCCGGACCGACGCCGGCGCGAACGCGCGCGCGTATCTCGCGGGGAGGGGCCTCGAGCCCGCGATCCTCGAGCGGTTCCACGTCGGCTGGGCGCCCGCCGGGTGGGAGTCGCTGTCGACGGCGCTGGGCAAGCTGATGCCCGCGGCCGTGCTCGAGGAGGCGGGGCTCACGCTGCGCCGCGGAGACGGAACGCACTACGACCGCTTCCGGAACCGGATCATGTTCCCGATCGAGGGGACCGCGGGAAAGGTGGCGGGATTCGGCGCCCGCGCGATCGAGCCCGAGGACGCACCCAAGTACCTCAACTCCCCGGAGTCCCCGATCTATCGAAAGGGAGGACT
This genomic interval carries:
- a CDS encoding Smr/MutS family protein, coding for AHADAIERNFRTLARLDAAQAVAAWARDQDALLPELTEERELRIRGGRHPILVERHRRGEMAAPAPLDLELDADTRMLLITGPNMGGKTVAMKTVGLLSLLAMTGLPVPAAPGTTLPWLDRVICDIGDEQSILADVSTFLSHLRRVTEALSLATPRSLVLLDELGSGTDPVEGASLGQAVLEALLERGALCVATTHHGMLKTFAHETGGVRNASMAFDETTLRPLFRLTVGVPGGSRAIQVAERFGMERGVLDRARELLPKGERDLNRLLEELGRLREEARTERETLERTKDALLARESELRAARERLESERAERKRAELSARRDLLRQLENQVDDYKKKLRADRKATPERLQEAREAVKELSAEIDRESVPEPEVPVGRPARDVAPGDRVHVPTLRAEAEVLTAPDADRRVRVRIGGATAVLPIAQLRIVEGAPSGAAGRARTPSGPPPVRTDVTEVAKGEIDVRGLEADDAIRAAERFLEDAIMAGLPTARIIHGKGKGILRERVKHWLSRSALVKEFRLGEIPEGGTGVTVVTLS